A window from Candidatus Hydrogenedentota bacterium encodes these proteins:
- a CDS encoding ADP-ribosylglycohydrolase family protein, protein MRKSAMFLMLPLFCAVAGAQCNTPGAEYRRLSMNEYLDKMKAAWVGQMAGVGWGGPTEFNFNGVVIPEDKMPGWEPGMINQFHQDDIYVEMTFVRTLEEHGWDVDIRQAGIDFANSGYPLWHANKFGRKNLRAGVAPPDSGHPQFNGHADDIDYQIEADFSGIIAPGMPALAVELGEKFGRLMNYGDGLYGGQFVGGMYSAAFFETDIEKIIEAGLACIPKDSQYHECVSDVLRWYREDSENWTATWEKINEKYHLNPECRKFSCGTKDGFNIDAKLNGAYIVMGLLYGKGDPDQTIIISTRCGQGSDCNPSNAAGVLFTSMGMSKIPEKFTSELKDNVKFTHTDYDFDGLIKVCAKLVREAVLLEGGCIENSEKDGEMLVIPVRQPKPGPIEQCWAPGPIADSKFTPEEMAKITGKDEE, encoded by the coding sequence ATGAGAAAAAGCGCCATGTTTCTGATGCTGCCGCTGTTTTGCGCCGTGGCGGGCGCCCAGTGCAACACCCCCGGCGCGGAATACCGCCGCCTTTCCATGAACGAGTACCTGGACAAGATGAAGGCGGCCTGGGTGGGCCAGATGGCCGGCGTCGGCTGGGGCGGCCCGACGGAGTTCAACTTCAACGGGGTCGTCATCCCCGAGGACAAGATGCCCGGCTGGGAGCCGGGGATGATCAACCAGTTCCACCAGGACGACATTTATGTCGAGATGACCTTTGTCCGGACCCTGGAGGAGCATGGCTGGGACGTGGACATCCGGCAGGCGGGCATTGACTTCGCCAACAGCGGCTACCCCCTGTGGCACGCCAACAAGTTCGGGCGGAAGAACCTGCGCGCGGGCGTCGCGCCGCCGGACTCCGGGCATCCGCAGTTCAACGGCCACGCCGACGACATTGACTACCAGATCGAGGCGGATTTCAGCGGCATCATTGCGCCGGGCATGCCGGCCCTTGCTGTGGAACTGGGCGAGAAGTTCGGGCGGCTCATGAACTACGGTGACGGCCTGTACGGCGGCCAGTTTGTGGGCGGCATGTACAGCGCGGCCTTTTTCGAGACGGACATCGAAAAGATAATCGAAGCCGGACTCGCCTGCATCCCGAAGGACAGCCAGTACCACGAGTGCGTCAGTGATGTGCTTCGCTGGTATCGGGAGGACTCCGAAAACTGGACGGCCACCTGGGAAAAAATCAACGAGAAGTACCACCTGAACCCCGAATGCCGGAAATTCTCCTGCGGCACCAAGGACGGCTTCAACATTGACGCGAAACTGAACGGCGCCTACATCGTGATGGGCCTGCTCTATGGCAAGGGCGACCCCGACCAGACCATCATCATTTCCACCCGCTGCGGCCAGGGCTCCGACTGCAACCCCTCTAACGCGGCGGGCGTGCTCTTCACCAGCATGGGCATGTCCAAAATACCCGAAAAGTTCACCAGTGAATTGAAGGACAACGTGAAGTTCACGCACACCGACTACGACTTCGACGGGCTGATCAAGGTCTGCGCGAAACTGGTGCGCGAGGCCGTGCTGCTCGAGGGCGGCTGCATCGAAAACTCCGAGAAGGACGGTGAAATGCTGGTCATCCCCGTGCGCCAGCCGAAACCGGGCCCGATCGAGCAGTGCTGGGCGCCCGGCCCCATCGCCGACAGCAAGTTCACCCCCGAAGAAATGGCCAAGATCACCGGCAAAGACGAGGAGTAG
- a CDS encoding MFS transporter — translation MSQNRAVLPLRTKTGYAVPDAGFAAMEVMLQVYLLEFYTHTAGLRPVFAGLALAIAVLWDACTDPVMGIISDETHSRWGKRRGYLFAGAVGLSLAFALLFSPPSGAGQTVLFTWLLGSYLLANTCMTIAAVPHNALAAQITFDRDERTALIGWRLFFRNIGFLAGTMMPGLLAGALLTGHGQGAVRLSRQISALSIGLLLAVGMFIAIAAVAKHDPDNRAEGRHAVRRTWRARLQILGRGLLEVWRNRAFRPLLAAYVVAQAGRTLNASLALFYYRHQLRLSETQIVVGVLGFFILMVTLSIPFWLLLSRRFGKKRPAFAGALLLGIVTMVMYPLFPPGRILPVMVFASGLGGFLAGAVLLFESLVPDLVDYDELKTGNRREGGHFGFWTMCTKMCRALGLALSGGILDLVGLVPGAAEQSAETAWRITLVFGPVVGLFFAAGALSFLSMPLTRERHERVQEMLLRRRTIRLAARREQV, via the coding sequence ATGAGCCAAAATCGGGCGGTCCTTCCCCTCCGCACCAAGACCGGCTATGCCGTGCCCGATGCGGGCTTTGCGGCGATGGAGGTCATGCTGCAGGTCTACCTGCTGGAATTCTACACCCACACGGCGGGATTGCGGCCAGTCTTTGCGGGGCTGGCCCTGGCCATCGCGGTGCTCTGGGACGCCTGCACCGACCCGGTGATGGGCATCATCTCGGACGAGACCCACTCGCGGTGGGGCAAGCGGCGCGGCTATCTTTTCGCGGGGGCCGTCGGCCTCTCCCTGGCTTTTGCCCTTCTTTTCAGCCCGCCCTCGGGCGCGGGGCAGACCGTCCTCTTCACCTGGCTGCTGGGGTCGTATCTGCTGGCAAACACCTGCATGACCATCGCGGCGGTGCCGCACAATGCCCTGGCCGCGCAAATCACCTTTGACCGGGACGAGCGCACGGCCCTTATCGGTTGGCGGCTCTTTTTCCGGAATATCGGGTTCCTCGCCGGAACCATGATGCCGGGCTTGCTGGCGGGGGCGCTGCTCACCGGGCATGGACAGGGGGCTGTGCGGCTCTCCCGCCAGATTTCCGCGCTTTCCATCGGCCTGCTGCTAGCCGTTGGAATGTTCATCGCCATCGCGGCCGTGGCCAAGCATGACCCCGACAACCGCGCGGAGGGCCGCCATGCCGTCCGCCGGACCTGGAGGGCACGGCTCCAAATTCTGGGACGCGGTCTTTTGGAAGTTTGGCGCAACCGGGCTTTCCGGCCCCTGCTGGCGGCCTATGTGGTGGCGCAGGCGGGCCGCACGCTTAACGCGTCACTGGCCCTGTTTTACTACCGCCACCAGCTTCGCCTTTCGGAAACCCAGATTGTGGTGGGCGTGCTGGGTTTTTTCATCCTCATGGTGACCCTGTCCATCCCCTTTTGGCTGCTACTTTCGAGGAGATTCGGGAAGAAAAGACCTGCCTTTGCGGGCGCCCTGCTGTTGGGAATCGTCACCATGGTCATGTACCCGCTGTTCCCCCCCGGGCGGATACTCCCCGTCATGGTCTTCGCCTCGGGGCTTGGCGGTTTTCTCGCGGGAGCGGTGCTGCTCTTCGAGTCCCTGGTTCCGGACCTGGTGGATTACGACGAGTTGAAAACCGGCAACCGGCGCGAGGGCGGCCATTTCGGCTTTTGGACCATGTGCACAAAAATGTGCCGGGCCCTGGGCCTGGCACTCAGCGGGGGAATACTGGATTTGGTCGGGCTGGTGCCGGGCGCCGCGGAGCAGAGCGCCGAAACCGCCTGGCGCATCACGCTGGTGTTCGGCCCAGTCGTGGGGCTCTTTTTCGCCGCCGGGGCGCTGTCGTTTTTGTCCATGCCGCTCACGCGGGAACGTCATGAACGGGTGCAGGAAATGCTCCTGCGCCGCAGAACTATCCGTCTCGCCGCGCGCCGGGAACAAGTTTAA
- a CDS encoding NPCBM/NEW2 domain-containing protein, with amino-acid sequence MLPSLVSLAMLCSVVPAALTGAPAIPQAPTRDAVMATGAESWTMQDWAARVFGEPAEDRAGLGLTVRRQDHSVLRINRSCIETPLRIGGRAFERGLGTHANSEIAVRLPEGAKQFRAHCGIDNNDDTGGKRGSVICSVEVDGKELFRSPVLRGGDEAVPVEVEIPVGARELTLKVNATEDGPGHDQTDWADAQVVMDDGTARWVGEKQPDFLLDGGKAPFSFHYGGAFSDDFLPGWERGTEVRDTSFGVERVSVWTDPVTGLRVTATVRVFSQYAAADWVLSFTNGGNTDTPVIENVQALDAGLRTGYARNPVILHGNHGDSCDDQSFINWETTIGPGVSERMAPVAGRPSNQAFPFFRVQYGEEHLITAIGWSGQWASTLERSGGGPARLTAGMEQTHFALHPGESVRSPRILLLWGNADAATMQNRFRRLMLFEYAPKSDGRPVALPAALQCFDRYSWTRPEWATEAGQIAAAKFARDAGFDTLWLDAAWFEGGFPNGVGNWHYKPKEFPNGLKPVGDVCDELGLKFVVWFEPERVAKGSSIAREHPEFVFGGAGGGLFRLDLPEARQWLTDLLSMRIGESGIDIYRNDFNIDPLDFWRGNDTPDRVGITEIRYVEGLYRMWDDLLARHPGLLIDNCASGGRRIDLELCMRSVPFWRSDTNCSPGHNAWNQAQTIGMCPYVPLNMACAWAPDPYEVRSAATAGVICQWPYMDADFPLDDARRALAEAKELRPFWYGDFYPITGAAPDPEHWCAFQFHRPDLDAGIVLVFRRGESCYTGLALDARGIDPAGKYVVSFIDDRHQQVEKTMTGGELKKFEVRLSEKDSSMIVRYRSAEG; translated from the coding sequence ATGCTTCCCAGTCTGGTGAGTCTTGCGATGTTGTGTTCAGTTGTTCCTGCGGCGCTGACGGGTGCGCCCGCAATACCGCAGGCGCCCACGCGGGACGCGGTGATGGCCACCGGGGCGGAATCGTGGACCATGCAAGACTGGGCGGCGCGGGTTTTTGGAGAACCGGCGGAGGACCGCGCCGGTCTCGGCCTCACTGTGCGCCGCCAGGACCACAGCGTCCTCCGGATAAACCGTTCCTGCATTGAGACGCCCCTCCGGATCGGCGGCCGGGCCTTTGAACGCGGGCTGGGCACGCATGCCAACAGCGAGATAGCCGTCCGCCTGCCGGAGGGTGCCAAACAATTCAGGGCCCACTGCGGCATTGACAACAACGACGACACGGGCGGCAAAAGGGGGAGCGTCATCTGTTCGGTGGAGGTGGACGGGAAAGAACTTTTTCGGAGCCCGGTGCTGCGGGGCGGGGACGAGGCGGTTCCCGTGGAGGTCGAAATTCCAGTCGGCGCGCGCGAATTGACGTTGAAGGTGAACGCGACGGAGGACGGCCCCGGGCATGACCAGACGGATTGGGCGGACGCGCAGGTTGTTATGGACGACGGGACCGCGCGCTGGGTGGGTGAAAAACAGCCGGATTTTCTGCTGGACGGGGGAAAAGCCCCGTTTTCGTTCCATTATGGGGGCGCGTTCTCGGACGATTTTCTGCCAGGATGGGAACGCGGGACCGAAGTGCGCGACACCAGTTTCGGTGTTGAGCGCGTCTCCGTCTGGACTGACCCCGTGACCGGGCTGCGTGTGACCGCCACGGTGCGGGTTTTCAGCCAGTATGCCGCCGCGGACTGGGTCTTGTCGTTCACGAACGGGGGGAACACGGACACGCCGGTCATCGAGAACGTACAGGCCCTGGATGCCGGACTGCGCACGGGATATGCCAGGAACCCGGTAATTCTTCACGGAAACCACGGCGACTCCTGTGATGACCAGAGTTTTATCAACTGGGAAACCACGATTGGGCCGGGCGTTTCAGAACGCATGGCGCCGGTGGCGGGAAGGCCGTCCAACCAGGCGTTCCCGTTCTTCCGGGTGCAATACGGCGAGGAGCACCTCATCACGGCCATTGGATGGTCGGGCCAGTGGGCATCCACGCTTGAGCGTTCCGGCGGGGGGCCCGCGCGTCTCACGGCGGGCATGGAACAGACCCATTTTGCGCTTCATCCCGGTGAATCGGTCCGTTCGCCGCGCATTCTGCTCCTGTGGGGGAACGCCGACGCGGCGACCATGCAAAACCGGTTCCGCCGCCTGATGCTCTTCGAGTACGCCCCAAAGTCGGACGGGCGTCCCGTCGCGCTTCCCGCCGCGCTTCAATGTTTTGACCGGTACTCGTGGACCCGTCCCGAATGGGCCACGGAGGCGGGCCAGATTGCGGCGGCCAAGTTCGCCAGAGACGCCGGGTTTGACACGCTGTGGCTTGACGCGGCGTGGTTTGAGGGGGGCTTTCCAAACGGTGTCGGCAATTGGCATTACAAGCCAAAGGAGTTTCCCAACGGACTGAAACCGGTCGGGGACGTCTGCGACGAGCTCGGCCTGAAGTTTGTCGTGTGGTTCGAGCCGGAGCGCGTGGCGAAAGGGTCCAGTATTGCCCGCGAGCATCCCGAATTTGTCTTCGGCGGCGCCGGGGGCGGCCTGTTCCGGCTGGACCTGCCCGAGGCGCGGCAATGGCTGACGGATTTGCTGTCAATGCGGATCGGGGAGTCCGGCATAGACATCTACAGGAACGATTTCAACATTGATCCGCTGGATTTCTGGCGGGGGAACGACACGCCCGACCGTGTGGGAATTACCGAGATACGCTATGTCGAGGGGCTGTACCGCATGTGGGACGACCTGCTTGCCCGGCATCCGGGCCTGCTGATTGACAACTGCGCCAGCGGCGGGCGGCGGATAGACCTCGAGTTGTGCATGCGCTCTGTTCCCTTCTGGAGAAGCGACACAAACTGCTCGCCGGGCCACAACGCCTGGAACCAGGCGCAGACTATCGGCATGTGCCCCTATGTGCCGTTGAACATGGCGTGCGCATGGGCGCCGGACCCTTATGAGGTCCGCAGCGCGGCCACGGCCGGCGTCATCTGCCAGTGGCCCTACATGGACGCGGACTTTCCCCTGGACGACGCGCGTCGGGCGCTGGCCGAGGCAAAGGAACTCCGGCCGTTCTGGTATGGGGATTTCTACCCGATAACGGGCGCGGCCCCCGATCCGGAACACTGGTGCGCGTTCCAGTTCCACCGGCCCGATCTGGACGCGGGCATCGTGCTCGTGTTTCGCCGCGGCGAGTCCTGCTACACCGGACTTGCGCTGGACGCGCGGGGCATTGACCCCGCGGGAAAATACGTCGTGTCGTTCATTGACGACAGGCATCAGCAGGTTGAGAAAACCATGACCGGCGGGGAACTAAAAAAATTCGAGGTGCGGCTGTCTGAAAAGGATTCCAGCATGATTGTCCGTTACCGAAGCGCGGAGGGATGA
- a CDS encoding PaaI family thioesterase, translating to MNTDNIRPLPVSKHCFICGEENGAGLQGRFYVEGDTVKIPVSAKEQHCGYPGVVHGGVVAALLDECMGWAAARAIGRMCVTGEMTVRYLKNVPPDPALTVEAEVTKAHRRMVHTTARIVGPDGTRYATAEGKFLPLSVEYTLAVDDGMVYKDGEERVFEALRQETNAPG from the coding sequence ATGAACACAGACAACATACGGCCCCTTCCCGTCTCAAAGCACTGCTTTATCTGCGGGGAGGAGAACGGCGCCGGACTTCAGGGCCGGTTTTATGTGGAAGGGGACACGGTGAAAATCCCCGTGAGCGCCAAGGAGCAGCACTGCGGCTATCCCGGCGTGGTGCACGGGGGCGTGGTGGCGGCGCTGCTGGACGAGTGCATGGGCTGGGCGGCGGCGCGGGCCATCGGGCGCATGTGCGTCACCGGCGAGATGACCGTCCGCTACCTCAAGAACGTGCCGCCCGACCCGGCGTTGACGGTGGAGGCGGAGGTCACCAAGGCGCACCGCCGCATGGTCCACACCACCGCGCGGATTGTCGGCCCGGACGGAACGCGCTACGCGACGGCGGAGGGCAAGTTCCTGCCCCTGTCCGTGGAGTACACCCTGGCCGTGGACGACGGCATGGTGTACAAAGACGGCGAGGAGCGGGTTTTTGAGGCGCTGCGGCAAGAGACGAACGCGCCGGGCTGA